GGTCGGAAGTGGGTTCGGTACCCAGAACTCGACTGTCGTTCCCGTTCCGGGGCGGCTGTGCATGGACCACCACCCGCCCGCTGTCTCGGCTCTCTCCCGCATCTCGATGACGCCGAAATGATCGCGGGTGTCGTCCCGGGACACCGGCACGCCGGTTCCGTCGTCCGCGACCCGCGTCACGATGCCCCCGTCAGCGGACGAGACACTGACGTCGACCCTGCTCCCGCGCGCGTGCTTATGCACGTTCAGCAGTGCTTCTTGGACGATGCGGAAGATGGTGATGGCCGTCTCGGGCGTGGGATCGCGGTCCAGCTGGTGCTCGAACGAGTAGGCCATCCCCCACGAGGAGCCCACGACGTCCTCCAAGTGGCTGGAAAGGCCTTCGACCAGGCCGTGCCTGTCGATGCCGGGTGGATGCAGCCGGAAGGTCAGACTGCGGAGGCGGCCGATCGCCTCGCGCACCGATGCGTCGAGACGCCGCAGTTCGGCGGAGTACGACTCCGGAATTCGGTCCGCCAGCAATTCCAGCCGCATTCCGACGGCGACCATGGCCTGGATGGAGTCGTCGTGGACATCCCACGCGATGCGGCGTCGTTCCGTCTCCTGCGCCTGGACCAGGTGATCGAACAACCGTCGTCGCTCGCTGAGGGCATGCTGCGCTGCCCGCCGTTCGGACATGTCACGGGTGACCTTGCCGAATCCCCGCAGTACGCCGTCGTCGTCCCACAGGGCGGTGATGACCACGTTCGCCCAGAACCGGGATCCGTCCTTGCGGACCCGCCAGCCCTCGTCCTCCAGTCTGCCGTCGGCCACGGCGGTCTCCAGCTCCCACTTCGGTTTGCCGGAGGCCTGGTCTTCGGGCGGGTAGAAGACCGAGAAGTGCTGTCCGACGATGTCCTCGGCCGTGTATCCCTTGATCCGCTCGGCCCCCGCGTTCCAGCTGACGATGTGGCCCTGCGGGTCGAGCATGAAAATGCCGTAGTCCAGCACGCCCTGAACCAGCAGTGTGAAAGCCGCTTCCGACATCGGAGCCGCCTGCTTCCGCGCCCGCTTCTGCTGTCGCGGCTCCCGCGTCACGTGAGAAGCCCTTCACGTCGCGCGATCGTCACGGCCTCCAGCTGGGAACGCGCGCCCAGCTTTTCCAGCACCCGCTGGACGTGGTTGCGCCCTGTGTTGAGAGCGACCCCCAGCTGATCGCTGATCTCCGTGGTGGTGTGCCCTTGCCCCAGCAGCTGAAGTGCCTCCCGCTCCCGCGGGGTCAGGTTCGCGCCCAGACTCGGGACCCTGCCGGTCAGTCGGCCCAGCACGTCGCCCAACAGGTCCTGGCTGAACACCATTTCGCCCGCTGCCACCCGGCGTACGGCGTCCTCCAGCTCGCTCAGTCCGCGGGCCTTCAGGATCAGACCGGCCCCGCCCGCCTCCGCGACACGCGCGGCCACCGACCCGCTCCCTTCGCCCGCCAGGACCAGTACGCGCACGTCCGGCATGAGCACCAGCAAATCGGCAATGGCGGTGACCCCGTCACCGTCCGGCAGGCGCCGGTCCATCAGCACGACATCCGGCTCGCATCGTCTCGCGTCGGTCAGCGCCGAGGCCACCGACGTCGCGTGGCCCACGATCCGCAGGTCGGGTGAACGCTCCAGGGCGAGGCATATCGCCTCGGCCACCATGTCGTGGTCCTCCACCAGCAGGACTCTGATCGTACGGCTGTGCGGGGGAGGTGAAGGCATCAGTGCATCCTTGCAGGTGGCGGATTGCACGATCATGCCAGAAGGTCCCGGAGAGGCGACTTGTCGATGGCCACCGCCGCATCACGCCCAGTGGCGATCGTGTCCGAGGGGGAGCGGGCCGGCGTCGCGTTCGCCGGTGTGTTCCCCTCGGTGAAGATGTCGTCGGCCCCGATGAGGGAGAGCAGCCGCGCCACCTGCGTTCCGACCCCTTCGACGTAAAGATCCACGCCTGCCTGAAGAGCGGAGATCCGTACGGTGAGCAAGGCGTTCAGGCCGGCGCAGTCGCAGAACGAGATGCCGGTCAGATCGAGGCAGAGACTCGTCGGCTGCTTCGCCAGACACTCCGCGACCGCCTCCCGGACGAAGGGTGCGGTGTCCAGGTCGAGTTCGCCCACGAGAGTCACTCGGGCGATGCCCGATCGAACAACGGCTTGCGACGTGAACGGGTAAAAGGTCACAGCGTCCCGCACCTCTCCGTGCTCACGTGCGGCGCGCATCCGCGCGGCACGGTCCCATAAGCCCTTCCCGCGGAGGGGTCCCCCGGTTGTCGGCTGCAGCATCACTACCTCATGGCCGCATAGTGTGAGGGCACCAGTTGCTCTCTAGTGAATCTGCACTATACGAGGAAGTCAACACGCTCATACGAGGGTTGACGACGGGGATTCACCAGGGCAGGGCGCCGGCCACCAGTTCCACCAGGTCGTCGGTGGCGTCGGCGGCCCCGAGGGTGAGGGCTCGGGTGGCGGGGGCGGGCACCAGGTGTCGGGCGATGCGCGTGCTGATCGCGGCGAGCAGCATGGAGAGAGCGAGGGGGGACGTATACGTCGAGTCTCATGGGTGGTCCCCGGCGAGGAAGTCGCGCAGGGCGCGCTCCTCGTCCGGGCTGAGTCCGCTGACGAACTGCTGGAGCGCGGCGATGGGGTCCGGCCCGCGGTCCAGGGCCTGGTGCATGGCATCGGCGGTGCTCTCGGCGGCGTTCCTCGCCGGGCGGTAGGAGCCTCGGCGGCCGTGGGCGTCGCGGATGACCAGGCCCTTGTCGTAGAGGCGCCGGAGGATGGTGTGCACCGTGTTGTAGGCGAGGCCGCTGCCCAGTTCGGCCTGGACCTCGCCCGGTGTCAGGGACTCGTCGGTGGCCCACAGGGTGGCCAGGACCTCGCTCTCCAGCTGGCCCGCGCCGCGCCGTTCGGAACCGGTGGCGCTGTGTCGTCCGGGTATGCCGCGGGGGTCCTTGCCTGCCATGCCTTCACCTTACGGCGCGTAGGGTCCGGTGTCAGCGGCGGCTGCGGGGGCGCTCGCTGCCCGGCCTCGCCGCCAGCTCGGCGATGAGTGTCTCCCATTGGGCGCGGATGCGCTCCGGCCGGTAGCGCAGGGCGGAGGAGGCGGCTTGCTCGCCCAACTCGGCCCGCATCTTGGGCCGTTCGATCAGGTTGGTGACGGCCTGGGTGAGGGCTGTGGTGTCGCCGGGGCTGATGAGCAGCCCGTCACCGCCCGTGATGATCTCGCGGGGCCCGTGCGGACAGTCGAAGCTGACCGGCGGGACGCCGTGGCTCATCGCCTCGGCCAGCACCATGCCGAAGCCTTCGTGCCGGGAGGCCAGGGCGAAGACGGAGGCCTTGGCGAGCTCGGCATCCAGGTGAGGCGTACTGCCCATGAGATAGACGTGGTTGTAGAGGTGCCGCCGGTGGATGAGGGACCGCAGGCGGTCGCGCTCGGGGCCGGACCCGTAGATTCTCAACTGCCAGTCGGGATGAGCCTCGGCGACGGGCGCGAAGGCCTCGATCAGGGAGTCGAAGCCCTTGGCCTTCACCAGGCGTCCGGCGCTCAGGACGAGTGGCCGGTCGAGGGCCGAACGGGCGGGTGAGCCGGCCGGGAGCGGGTTCGGGATGCCGATGATGCGGGGGCCGTCGCTGCCCAGGCGGGCGGTGTAGGCGCGCCGGTCCGCCTCCGTCAGTACGGTCAGGGCGTCGAGTCGCGGGTACCAGAGGCCGATCTGCTGGTCCAGGGCCGGCTTGTGGTGGGCATGGTGCAGGTGCTCCTGGCCGATGCCGATGACGGACGCGGGTGTGAAGCGGGCCGAGAGCAGATTGAGGGCGGGTCGGGTGGTGATGAGGACGCCGCCGTCCAGGGAGCGCAGGTAGCGGACGAGACGCCGGTCAGTGAGTCGGTTGAAACGGTGGTACTTCACCTCGGCGGCGGGCACCAGCCGGCTGGGGCGGGCGCCCAGCCACGCCTCGATGCGGCGGCGCGGCCAGGAGACGATGGTGGCGCCGGTGTCCGGGGTGGCCGTGTCGTCCACGAGTGCCCGCAGCCGTACCCGCCCGTGCAGGGCGAAGACGGGGGCAGGGCGGTGCCGGCGGACGCTGGTGATCTCCACGTCGTGTCCGGCCTCGGCGAGCGCGTTCGCCTGGTTGACGACGGTGCGTACGGTGCCGCCGACCGCGTACGCGTTGAGCAGCAGGAAGCGGATCTTCACCGGGGCCCCCGGTGGCAGCGGATCGAGAGATTGTCCTTGACCGTGAAGTACGGCTCCACCCAAGTGTCTTCGGTGCGCTGAGCCGGATAGACGAAGATCCCCTTCTTGCCCCTGACGTCATCGAGGTGCCTGCCCAGGCGCAGCCGCTCACGGCCGGTGCGGGGGGCGAGGTGGAGATCCCAGACCCACTCGCGGTCTCCTTCGGGCGCGCCGGTCCGGGGTCCGCCTGGGGCGGCCAGGCGGACCAGCGGGATACGCGCCTCGAAACGGCTGCCGCACCCGGTCGTGGGGAGGCGCATCTCGCCGTCACGGCCCCGGACTTCGAGCACGAGATCGGCCTGCTCGGCCTCGGCGCCGGCGAGCGTCAGCCACAGCAGGATCTGTCCGTCGCGGGGCCAGACCTCAGCGACCTCCGCGTGGTGAGGGCCGGACGTGCAGGGCGCCGTACGCACGGGCACTGAGTGCATGGCTGCCCCCTTTCGCTCTCCCCAGCGGACCCTACGCCTTGTAGGGTCCGTGCTGACCCTACAGCCTGTGGGGTGAGAGGGCGGGCAGCAGGCGAGGACCGCATTCTCCGGCGTGGTGTTCGCCCGCGCGGGACGCCACGCCGTGCCCGGACCGGACCCGGTGGTTCGGGCAGGGCACGTCAGGGGCGGGCTCGCATGGGTGGTGGTCGGGTTCGTCTCGGCTCGATTACTGCTCGTCAGGCCCGAGTTGGGGCACGGATGGGACGAAGCGGCCTGCGTGAGCCAGGCCGGCCCGCGCTCGCCCGCGGCGGACACGGCCTTTCCAGCCGGTTGCTGCAAGTCATGACGCACTGCGGGCGGCCCACTTGCAGGGTGCGGCGAGCTCCGGACCCAGCCGCGCCTACGTCTCTTCCAGTGCCGCGGCGGCAGCGGCGACGAAGGGCCCGATCAGGCGTATGTAGGCGCGCAACGTCTCTTGGAACTCGCGGCGGTTCTCCCGGGCGGCGTTTTCGGTCAGGGCCGCCAGGGCGGTGGAGAGGGTGCCAGACATGATCAACAGGTTCGAGGCCGCGACCTGCACCGTGGCAGGGCCTTCCAGGTCGATCAGTGTCACCGCCCGGCGCAGTTGCTGATGCCGGTCGCGGTGAGCGGCCAAGGCGGCCCCGTCGGCGTCGGGTGAGAGGCCGTCAACTCCACGGAGCCCGTCGGCCAGGACCTGAGCCTGCTCGATGAGGCACAGGTAGGCGGCCCGCCGGGTCTGACGGATGCCGTCGCGGCGCTGCGCCTCGGTGGTGGCGTCGACCTGGACCCGGGCGGCGTGCGCGTTGCCCCTGCTGGTCAGCCAACTCGCGAGCGAGCTGGCCGCGATCGCCGTCACACCCGTGAGGCCGGCGATGAACAGGGAGTTGTCGGACATGCCAAGGAGTCTCTCCAAGAAGCCCCGTGACAGCCACCGCTACCCGCTGTACCTCGGGCGGCTCGCGCTCCTTCTGGGTAATTGTGGCGGGATAAACTAAATACGAGCCTTGGCCGGATAGCCCCCTTTCGTCATCTGTCGCGCACTGCTTCGCTACTCCCTTGGGTGACGGGCCTTCAGACGGGTCTGTTCATCAGGGGGATCACTCAGCGACGGAGGGGGCCATCATGGCGGACGTGCTCAAGTACGGCGACAAGGTGCACATCCAGAACGGCTACGACGGCTGGAAGGGCGGGTACCTCGACACCAACGGCGGCAGCAGCCAGAGCGGATCCCTGTATGGGGTCTCCACCGCCGACACTCCCACCCGGGGCAAGGGCACCGGCACTTGGGAGATCATTTCCGCGACCGGCAAGAACGCCGGCGAGCAGGTAATGAGCGGGGACGTCATTCACCTGCGCAACCTGTATGCCAACGATGGCGGCTATCTGGACACCAACGGCGGGGCCAGCCCCGACCAGACGGCGGCCGCCAAGTACGACGTGACCACCCACAAGGACAAGGACCGGGCGTCAGTCGGCACCGCGAGCTGGCGGATCTTCGCCCAGACGTCGGCCCCGGCCGACCAGTTCGTACGGACCAACGACGTCGTCATCCTGTGGAACCTGTACTCGCCCACGGGCAGTTTCCTGGAGACGAACGGCGGCACCACGGCATCCGGCGGCAAGTACGACGTGTGCACCAGCGCCTACTGGAACCGTTCGAGCAACGTCGGCGACTGGCGCCTGATCAAGGCCAAGGCGTAACGGCACCACAGAACCTCCGCGGCCACCGCCACCCCTCTGAGGGTCGCGGTGGCCGCGGCTGGTCCCAAGGCTGGGGTGAGGTCACAGCAATCGGTCGACCAGCCCGTCGATGTAGTCCGGGGTGAGCGGGAGCATGCCGAACAGGACGCGGATGTACATCGGGGCCAGGATGTGGTCCAGGACGCCGAACGCGTCGGGTGCTTGCTCGCCACGTTCGCGGGCGCGATCGAGCATGGACTGCAGTTGCCGCGTGCGTTCGGCGCGAAGGTGGTCACTCGCCTGCAGGCCCTCCTGGCCGTTGCTGGACAGGGCGACGGCCAGGCGAACCAGCGCCAGACCGTCGGGTCCGGTGATCTCGCGGGCCACTTGGGCCGCGTAAGCACGCAGGTCGCCCTCCAGGGTCCCGGTGTCGGGCATCGGTGA
This Streptomyces sp. NBC_01283 DNA region includes the following protein-coding sequences:
- a CDS encoding PAS domain-containing sensor histidine kinase — translated: MSEAAFTLLVQGVLDYGIFMLDPQGHIVSWNAGAERIKGYTAEDIVGQHFSVFYPPEDQASGKPKWELETAVADGRLEDEGWRVRKDGSRFWANVVITALWDDDGVLRGFGKVTRDMSERRAAQHALSERRRLFDHLVQAQETERRRIAWDVHDDSIQAMVAVGMRLELLADRIPESYSAELRRLDASVREAIGRLRSLTFRLHPPGIDRHGLVEGLSSHLEDVVGSSWGMAYSFEHQLDRDPTPETAITIFRIVQEALLNVHKHARGSRVDVSVSSADGGIVTRVADDGTGVPVSRDDTRDHFGVIEMRERAETAGGWWSMHSRPGTGTTVEFWVPNPLPTPTSTPTSTSTSTSTSTSTDDAP
- a CDS encoding response regulator translates to MPSPPPHSRTIRVLLVEDHDMVAEAICLALERSPDLRIVGHATSVASALTDARRCEPDVVLMDRRLPDGDGVTAIADLLVLMPDVRVLVLAGEGSGSVAARVAEAGGAGLILKARGLSELEDAVRRVAAGEMVFSQDLLGDVLGRLTGRVPSLGANLTPREREALQLLGQGHTTTEISDQLGVALNTGRNHVQRVLEKLGARSQLEAVTIARREGLLT
- a CDS encoding STAS domain-containing protein, with the translated sequence MLQPTTGGPLRGKGLWDRAARMRAAREHGEVRDAVTFYPFTSQAVVRSGIARVTLVGELDLDTAPFVREAVAECLAKQPTSLCLDLTGISFCDCAGLNALLTVRISALQAGVDLYVEGVGTQVARLLSLIGADDIFTEGNTPANATPARSPSDTIATGRDAAVAIDKSPLRDLLA
- a CDS encoding BlaI/MecI/CopY family transcriptional regulator; this translates as MAGKDPRGIPGRHSATGSERRGAGQLESEVLATLWATDESLTPGEVQAELGSGLAYNTVHTILRRLYDKGLVIRDAHGRRGSYRPARNAAESTADAMHQALDRGPDPIAALQQFVSGLSPDEERALRDFLAGDHP
- a CDS encoding glycosyltransferase family 4 protein; this encodes MKIRFLLLNAYAVGGTVRTVVNQANALAEAGHDVEITSVRRHRPAPVFALHGRVRLRALVDDTATPDTGATIVSWPRRRIEAWLGARPSRLVPAAEVKYHRFNRLTDRRLVRYLRSLDGGVLITTRPALNLLSARFTPASVIGIGQEHLHHAHHKPALDQQIGLWYPRLDALTVLTEADRRAYTARLGSDGPRIIGIPNPLPAGSPARSALDRPLVLSAGRLVKAKGFDSLIEAFAPVAEAHPDWQLRIYGSGPERDRLRSLIHRRHLYNHVYLMGSTPHLDAELAKASVFALASRHEGFGMVLAEAMSHGVPPVSFDCPHGPREIITGGDGLLISPGDTTALTQAVTNLIERPKMRAELGEQAASSALRYRPERIRAQWETLIAELAARPGSERPRSRR
- a CDS encoding TetR/AcrR family transcriptional regulator: MNERQRVRRPGGRSARVGAEVHQAVTDLISERGYGNFTVGEVAARAGVADSSIYRRWGSLEALLSDVALNRLNARSPMPDTGTLEGDLRAYAAQVAREITGPDGLALVRLAVALSSNGQEGLQASDHLRAERTRQLQSMLDRARERGEQAPDAFGVLDHILAPMYIRVLFGMLPLTPDYIDGLVDRLL